A part of Synechococcus sp. KORDI-49 genomic DNA contains:
- a CDS encoding branched-chain amino acid transaminase: MHQFLPYAWFQGQCVPFEDARISIATHALHYGTGAFGGMRAIPDPTQAGTMLLFRADRHARRLSQSARLLLTELSEETILSALTAMLQANKPQQPIYLRPFVYTSDLGIAPRLHQIETDFLIYGLPLGDYLSPEGVSCRISSWTRQEDRSLPLRGKISGAYITSSLAKTEAVQSGFDEALLLNSRGKVSEASGMNLFLVRDGELITPGVEQDILEGITRASVIELAETMGIRVIQRPVDKTELFIADEVFLTGTAAKITPIRQIESTTLGTDRPVMESLRTRLVAITEGRDPAFEHWVTRISI, translated from the coding sequence ATGCATCAGTTCCTGCCCTACGCCTGGTTCCAGGGACAGTGCGTGCCCTTCGAGGACGCCAGGATCTCCATCGCCACCCACGCTCTGCACTACGGCACTGGAGCGTTCGGCGGCATGCGGGCCATCCCCGACCCCACTCAGGCCGGCACGATGCTGCTGTTCCGGGCCGATCGCCATGCTCGCCGGCTCAGTCAGAGTGCCCGTCTGCTGCTCACAGAGCTCAGCGAGGAGACGATCCTCTCCGCACTGACCGCCATGCTGCAGGCGAACAAACCTCAGCAGCCGATCTATCTGCGGCCCTTCGTTTACACCAGCGATCTCGGCATCGCGCCCCGGCTGCATCAGATCGAGACCGACTTCCTCATCTATGGCCTGCCGCTCGGCGACTACCTCTCACCGGAGGGAGTCAGCTGTCGCATCAGCAGCTGGACACGCCAGGAGGATCGCTCCCTGCCCCTGCGGGGCAAGATCAGCGGCGCTTACATCACCAGCTCTCTGGCCAAGACCGAAGCAGTGCAGAGCGGGTTCGACGAAGCGCTGCTGCTCAACAGCCGCGGCAAGGTCAGCGAGGCCAGCGGCATGAACCTCTTCCTCGTGCGCGATGGCGAGCTGATCACGCCTGGCGTCGAACAGGACATCCTGGAGGGCATCACCCGTGCCAGCGTCATCGAACTGGCGGAAACCATGGGCATCCGGGTGATCCAGAGGCCTGTCGACAAGACGGAGCTGTTCATCGCCGACGAGGTGTTCCTGACCGGTACAGCCGCCAAGATCACTCCCATCCGCCAGATCGAATCCACCACCCTCGGCACCGACAGGCCCGTGATGGAGTCGCTCCGCACCCGACTGGTCGCGATCACCGAGGGACGGGATCCGGCCTTCGAGCACTGGGTGACCCGGATCAGCATCTGA
- the metH gene encoding methionine synthase — translation MAATVTTTSVANSRFLSHLNGPRRPVLVFDGATGTSLQQMDLTADDFGGLELEGCNENLVVTRPDAVQAVHRQFLEAGCDVIETDTFGAASIVLAEYGLEDHAHALNKKAAELAREMADQYSTAEKPRFVAGSMGPTTKLPTLGHIDFDTMRASFREQAEGLIAGDVDLFIVETCQDVLQIKAALQGIEEAFEAAGERRALMVSVTMETTGTMLVGSDIAAVVSILEPFPIDILGLNCATGPEQMKEHIRYLSEHSPFTVSCIPNAGLPENIGGVAHYRLTPTELKMQLMHFVEDLGVQVIGGCCGTTPAHISALSELSAELKPAERSRRSSEPSAASIYGITPYHQDNSFLIIGERLNASGSRKVRELLAEEDWDGLVSVARGQVKENAHVLDVNVDYVGRDGERDMHELVSRLVTNVNLPLMLDSTEWQKMEAGLKVAGGKCILNSTNYEDGDERFFKVLDLARRYGAGVVVGTIDEDGMARTAEQKFAIAQRAYRDALEFGIPAEEIFYDPLALPISTGIEEDRLNGKATLDAIRLIRENLPGVHVVLGVSNVSFGLSPAARITLNSVFLHDCCQAGMDAAIVSPAKILPLIKISEDHQTVCRDLINDKRRFDDGICVYDPLTELTKLFEGVSAKEARASGPSLADLPVEERLKQHIIDGERIGLETALKEGLTSYKPLHIVNTFLLDGMKVVGELFGSGQMQLPFVLQSAETMKSAVAFLEPHMEKSEGESSSKGKFLIATVKGDVHDIGKNLVDIILTNNGYEVVNLGIKQSCEAIIEAQHEHKADCIAMSGLLVKSTAFMKDNLSAFNEAGIDVPVILGGAALTPRFVQKDCREVYNGKVVYGRDAFADLRFMDALMEAKGQDGWSNTTGFLNGAPQGVGLDEPEAEETSSNGSSAPKDTPQQPQTPVSTERSEAVPAEPAATPPFLGSALLDEGQIALEEVFPYLDRNALFAGQWQIRKTQQQSREEYDAMLAEKAEPVLEQWMARCLDEKLLTPRVAYGYFPVGRDGNSLRVFDVNGAEELGRFDLPRQRSGNRYCIADFFQDLGSDGRPADVLPMQAVTMGERASEVAQELFQGDRYSDYLYFHGLAVQMAEALAEWVHARIRTELGFADPSDMPLRDVLAQRYRGSRYSFGYPACPNVADSRQQLAWLDAERIGLTMDASDQLAPEQSTTALVTIHSQARYFSA, via the coding sequence ATGGCAGCGACGGTGACCACCACATCCGTGGCGAATTCCCGTTTTCTCAGCCACCTGAACGGTCCCCGACGTCCCGTGCTCGTCTTCGACGGGGCCACCGGAACCAGCCTGCAGCAGATGGATCTGACGGCTGATGACTTCGGCGGTCTGGAACTGGAGGGTTGCAACGAGAACCTGGTGGTCACCCGGCCCGATGCCGTTCAGGCGGTGCATCGCCAGTTTCTGGAGGCGGGATGCGATGTGATCGAGACCGACACCTTCGGTGCCGCCTCGATCGTTCTGGCCGAATACGGCCTGGAGGACCACGCCCATGCCCTGAACAAGAAGGCGGCGGAACTCGCCCGGGAGATGGCGGATCAGTACAGCACCGCCGAGAAACCGCGCTTCGTGGCCGGTTCCATGGGACCCACCACCAAACTGCCCACCCTCGGCCACATCGATTTCGACACGATGCGCGCGTCCTTCCGGGAACAGGCGGAGGGCCTGATCGCCGGCGATGTCGATCTGTTCATCGTCGAGACCTGTCAGGACGTTCTCCAGATCAAGGCGGCACTGCAGGGAATCGAGGAGGCCTTCGAAGCCGCCGGTGAACGTCGTGCCCTGATGGTGTCGGTGACCATGGAGACCACCGGCACGATGCTCGTGGGGTCCGACATCGCCGCTGTGGTGTCGATCCTTGAGCCATTTCCCATCGACATCCTCGGGCTGAACTGCGCGACGGGACCGGAGCAGATGAAAGAGCACATCCGCTACCTCTCGGAGCATTCACCCTTCACCGTCAGCTGCATTCCCAATGCCGGGCTTCCGGAGAACATCGGCGGTGTGGCTCATTACCGTCTGACGCCGACGGAACTGAAGATGCAGCTGATGCACTTCGTGGAGGACCTGGGAGTGCAGGTGATCGGAGGTTGCTGCGGCACCACACCTGCCCACATCAGCGCACTCTCGGAGCTCTCCGCGGAACTGAAACCGGCGGAACGGAGCCGTCGCAGCAGTGAGCCGTCCGCGGCCTCGATCTACGGAATCACGCCGTATCACCAGGACAACTCCTTCCTGATCATCGGAGAGCGACTCAATGCCAGCGGCAGCCGCAAAGTGCGAGAGCTGCTGGCGGAGGAGGACTGGGACGGACTGGTCTCCGTGGCCCGCGGTCAGGTGAAGGAGAACGCCCACGTCCTGGACGTCAACGTCGACTACGTCGGACGCGACGGCGAGCGGGATATGCACGAACTGGTGAGCCGTCTGGTCACCAACGTCAACCTGCCGCTGATGCTTGACTCCACCGAGTGGCAGAAGATGGAAGCCGGCCTCAAGGTGGCTGGTGGCAAGTGCATCCTCAACTCCACCAACTACGAAGACGGGGATGAGCGCTTTTTCAAGGTGCTTGACCTTGCGCGCCGCTATGGCGCCGGTGTCGTTGTCGGCACCATCGATGAAGACGGCATGGCCCGGACCGCTGAGCAGAAGTTCGCCATCGCCCAGCGGGCGTACCGCGATGCCCTGGAGTTCGGCATTCCTGCTGAGGAGATCTTCTATGACCCTCTGGCCCTGCCCATCTCCACCGGGATCGAGGAGGACCGACTCAACGGCAAGGCCACCCTCGACGCGATCCGGCTGATCCGCGAGAACCTCCCCGGCGTGCATGTGGTGCTGGGGGTGAGCAACGTCAGTTTCGGGCTCTCACCTGCCGCACGGATCACGCTCAACTCCGTTTTCCTTCACGACTGCTGCCAGGCCGGCATGGATGCCGCGATCGTCAGCCCAGCGAAGATCCTGCCGCTGATCAAGATCAGCGAAGACCATCAGACGGTGTGCCGTGATCTGATCAACGACAAGCGTCGCTTCGACGACGGCATCTGCGTTTACGACCCCCTCACCGAGCTCACCAAGCTGTTCGAAGGTGTGAGCGCCAAGGAAGCGCGGGCATCCGGACCATCCCTGGCTGACCTTCCCGTGGAAGAACGTCTCAAGCAGCACATCATCGATGGTGAGCGGATCGGCCTGGAAACGGCCCTGAAGGAAGGCCTGACCAGCTACAAGCCGCTGCACATCGTCAACACCTTCCTGCTGGACGGCATGAAGGTGGTGGGTGAGTTGTTCGGCAGCGGTCAGATGCAGCTGCCTTTCGTGCTCCAGAGCGCCGAGACGATGAAATCAGCGGTGGCCTTCCTGGAGCCGCACATGGAGAAGAGCGAGGGAGAGAGCAGCAGCAAGGGCAAGTTCCTCATCGCCACCGTCAAAGGCGATGTCCACGACATCGGCAAGAACCTGGTGGACATCATCCTCACCAACAACGGCTACGAGGTCGTCAATCTCGGCATCAAACAGAGCTGTGAAGCGATCATCGAGGCCCAGCACGAACACAAGGCCGACTGCATCGCGATGAGCGGCCTTCTGGTGAAGTCGACCGCCTTCATGAAGGACAACCTCAGCGCCTTCAATGAGGCGGGCATCGACGTTCCCGTGATTCTCGGAGGCGCTGCACTGACGCCTCGGTTCGTTCAGAAGGACTGCCGCGAGGTCTACAACGGCAAGGTGGTGTACGGACGGGATGCCTTCGCTGATCTGCGTTTCATGGATGCGCTGATGGAGGCGAAGGGGCAGGACGGCTGGAGCAACACCACCGGATTTCTGAACGGAGCACCGCAGGGTGTCGGGCTGGACGAGCCGGAAGCCGAGGAGACCAGCAGCAACGGCAGTTCAGCCCCGAAGGACACTCCCCAGCAGCCTCAGACCCCGGTGAGCACCGAACGCTCGGAGGCGGTGCCTGCCGAGCCGGCTGCGACGCCTCCCTTCCTGGGTTCGGCTCTGCTGGACGAGGGTCAGATCGCACTTGAAGAAGTGTTCCCATACCTGGATCGCAATGCTCTGTTCGCCGGGCAGTGGCAGATCCGCAAAACCCAGCAGCAGAGCCGTGAGGAGTACGACGCGATGCTGGCTGAGAAGGCGGAGCCGGTCCTGGAGCAGTGGATGGCCCGTTGTCTGGATGAAAAGCTGCTCACACCGCGGGTCGCCTACGGCTATTTCCCCGTCGGAAGAGACGGCAACAGCCTGCGTGTCTTCGACGTGAACGGGGCCGAGGAGCTGGGGCGCTTCGATCTACCCCGTCAACGTTCTGGGAACCGTTACTGCATCGCTGACTTCTTCCAGGACCTCGGATCTGATGGCCGTCCGGCCGATGTTCTGCCGATGCAGGCGGTCACCATGGGGGAACGGGCCAGTGAAGTGGCCCAGGAGCTGTTTCAGGGCGATCGCTACAGCGACTACCTCTATTTCCACGGTCTCGCCGTGCAGATGGCGGAAGCTCTGGCCGAGTGGGTGCATGCGCGGATCCGGACGGAACTCGGTTTTGCCGATCCCTCCGACATGCCTCTGCGGGATGTTCTGGCGCAGCGCTACCGCGGCAGTCGCTACTCATTCGGATACCCCGCCTGTCCGAATGTGGCCGATTCAAGACAGCAACTGGCCTGGCTCGATGCGGAGAGAATCGGTCTGACCATGGATGCCAGCGATCAGCTGGCACCGGAACAGAGCACGACCGCTCTCGTGACGATCCACAGCCAGGCGCGCTATTTCAGCGCATAA
- a CDS encoding SpoIID/LytB domain-containing protein, with the protein MPVSPQRTLMLAGITGAVLAGAWSMGRSDSPFIKPRASAATSARLLDLLQAPPRPAEQLNTAGDASTTATRPRIVPEIPEPQGPVTLPIRVALLSQAPIRSLTPIAGCRCSLPDGRVLDSQQLEIVISTRQTGQFHCRGGRLRINNRTYGDALHLINRGEGWLAVNELDLEDYIASVVGGEMPAYWEMEALKAQAVAARSYAMAHLARPASSDYHLGDTTRWQVFSGDQSVSERTLRAARDTQGIILSYDGGIVESLYAANSTISAEAHGHLGASMSQTGAQELASRGLKYNEILGSYYQGASLARLRIDGN; encoded by the coding sequence GTGCCGGTCTCCCCACAGCGCACCCTCATGCTCGCAGGGATCACTGGGGCGGTCCTTGCCGGGGCATGGTCGATGGGCCGCTCGGACAGTCCCTTCATCAAGCCCCGTGCATCCGCCGCAACGTCCGCACGGCTTCTGGACCTGCTGCAGGCCCCCCCGCGCCCTGCTGAACAACTCAACACGGCAGGGGACGCCTCCACGACGGCAACGCGACCACGCATCGTTCCGGAGATCCCGGAGCCCCAGGGCCCTGTGACGCTGCCCATCCGTGTGGCACTCCTCAGTCAGGCACCGATCCGATCCCTGACACCCATCGCAGGTTGCCGCTGCAGCCTTCCTGACGGACGCGTCCTCGACAGTCAGCAGCTCGAGATCGTCATCAGCACGAGGCAGACGGGCCAGTTCCACTGCCGGGGAGGGCGCCTGAGGATCAACAACAGGACGTACGGAGACGCCCTGCACCTGATCAACCGTGGGGAGGGCTGGCTGGCGGTGAACGAACTGGATCTGGAGGACTACATCGCCTCTGTGGTCGGTGGGGAAATGCCGGCCTACTGGGAGATGGAAGCACTCAAGGCCCAGGCTGTGGCCGCCCGCTCCTACGCGATGGCCCATCTCGCCCGCCCCGCCTCCTCGGATTACCACCTGGGTGACACGACACGGTGGCAGGTCTTTTCAGGAGATCAGAGCGTCAGCGAGCGCACGCTGAGGGCAGCCAGGGACACGCAGGGCATCATCCTCAGCTACGACGGAGGAATCGTGGAGAGCCTCTACGCCGCCAACAGCACCATCAGTGCCGAGGCCCACGGGCATCTCGGAGCCAGCATGAGCCAGACGGGAGCGCAGGAGCTGGCCTCCAGGGGACTGAAGTACAACGAGATCCTCGGCAGCTATTACCAGGGCGCTTCTCTGGCCCGCTTACGGATCGATGGGAACTGA
- the cobN gene encoding cobaltochelatase subunit CobN yields the protein MHRLATCPGVDPPEDVVLVEQPPADVLFLTSAGTDLTCLSRALARPAAEAVFRATIRGLALDCLGHPAQLDHYLSTTAAKARAIVVRLLGGRGHWSYGLEQLQGWCAAASDRELVILAGTADQDVHLHELGSINADLAGRLAACLREGGERNMLQMLAVLQRLLDGESQPEDAGSVHPMPDPSPWDWQSDAGPRIGVVLYRALFQSGDLRLAEALTAALRSQGLCPRLLWVSSLRDAAVQRGVKDLLRREQVEVVICGTAFASVRSADAGFGSPLWDDLDLPVLQLLISGRSREEWLAGSRGLTPLDLTLQVVMPELDARLCTRPCGFRDLRTDDPRLATAIPGVVPDDDGIRWLVDHARRWVRLRETDANQRRVALVLANYPVRDGRLANGVGLDTPASCLSILQWLQQEGMALGGEPLPCDGEALMQSLLAGRTNAPESLNRQPLDHLSLSDYQRWWESVPPEARQRIEERWGPPDRACDLEPGLGFPVHGLRFGHVVVLIQPDRGYDADQIADLHSPDLPPPHRYLAQYLWLRERHGTHLMLHVGKHGSAEWLPGKSVGLSAGCAPQLALGAIPHLYPFIVNDPGEGSQAKRRGHAVIVDHLTPPLGRAGLHGPLQRLEGLLDELVEARQMGAARSADLEQQVLKTLRHLDWPGLPDPEQADSDSAALDLALDAAETYLCELKEAQIRTGLHRLGTRPSAGAELELLIALARPPSREGPGLIQALARVVGLAFDPWSDEDGEPLSAADQQLLGELGCTRARRVGDGTAWLENQAMGLVSRLVGQGSGSDLSAPIHDWSVRTPRDPVLERLLTRLWPDLIRCADQERHALIRGAAGGRVPAGPSGAPTRGRPDVLPTGRNFYSVDLRGLPTEAAWDLGRRSAEQLLDLHLLEEGEPVRHLALSVWGTATMRNGGEDIAQLLALIGVRPVWDGPTRRMVDLELIPLSLLGRPRVDVLLRISGLFRDAFPQLVAWVDRAQRLVAAQDEPGEANPLAELSRREGPQGRIFGSAPGAYGAGLQAVIDSGAWEDRGDLAEAFLSWSQWRYDEGGEGVKDRTGLESALSRVQVVLHNQDNREHDLLDSDDYYQFHGGLAAAVEHQRGQPAQMWFGDHSRRERPRLHRLEKEIDKVMRSRLLNPRWIEGMQQHGYKGAFEMGASLDYLFAYDAATDRVPDWCYGALSDQWLADDRTIEFLMSSNPWVLRDMAERLLEASNRGLWQSAQAQQLQLLSHLVHRSEACIEQGGPTC from the coding sequence ATGCATCGTCTCGCCACCTGTCCCGGGGTCGATCCACCGGAGGACGTTGTGCTGGTGGAGCAGCCGCCGGCGGATGTGCTCTTCCTGACGAGTGCCGGAACCGATCTCACCTGTCTGTCCCGGGCGTTGGCTCGACCAGCCGCTGAAGCGGTGTTCCGAGCCACGATTCGCGGGCTCGCTCTGGACTGTCTGGGCCACCCGGCCCAGCTCGATCACTACCTGAGCACCACGGCCGCGAAGGCCAGGGCGATCGTGGTGCGCCTCCTCGGTGGTCGGGGTCACTGGAGTTACGGGCTTGAACAGCTGCAGGGCTGGTGCGCAGCCGCATCCGATCGCGAGCTGGTGATCCTGGCCGGTACCGCTGATCAGGACGTTCATCTTCACGAACTGGGCTCGATCAATGCCGATCTGGCCGGTCGTCTGGCCGCCTGTCTGCGCGAGGGCGGCGAGCGGAACATGCTGCAGATGCTGGCGGTTCTGCAGCGTCTGCTGGACGGCGAATCACAGCCGGAGGATGCCGGCAGCGTGCACCCGATGCCCGACCCATCGCCCTGGGACTGGCAGTCCGACGCTGGGCCGCGTATCGGTGTCGTCCTCTATCGCGCGCTGTTTCAGAGCGGTGATCTGCGTCTTGCGGAAGCCCTGACCGCGGCTCTGCGATCTCAGGGCCTCTGTCCACGTCTTCTCTGGGTGAGCAGCCTGCGTGATGCCGCCGTTCAGCGCGGAGTGAAGGACCTGCTGCGCCGAGAACAGGTTGAGGTCGTGATCTGTGGCACGGCCTTCGCATCCGTGCGCAGTGCGGATGCCGGGTTCGGCAGTCCGCTGTGGGATGACCTGGATCTGCCGGTGCTTCAGCTGCTGATCAGCGGACGAAGCCGGGAGGAATGGCTCGCGGGCAGCCGCGGACTGACACCGCTGGACCTCACGCTCCAAGTGGTCATGCCGGAGCTGGATGCCCGTCTCTGCACGCGGCCCTGCGGTTTCCGTGATCTGCGCACGGATGATCCCCGGCTCGCCACCGCGATTCCGGGGGTGGTTCCCGATGACGACGGCATCCGCTGGCTCGTGGATCATGCCCGCCGTTGGGTGCGGCTGAGAGAGACCGACGCCAATCAACGGCGGGTTGCCCTGGTGCTGGCGAACTATCCGGTGCGGGACGGTCGGCTGGCCAACGGGGTGGGACTCGACACCCCCGCCAGCTGTCTGTCCATCCTGCAGTGGCTTCAGCAGGAGGGAATGGCCCTTGGTGGGGAACCGCTCCCCTGCGATGGCGAGGCACTGATGCAGAGCCTGCTCGCTGGTCGCACCAATGCTCCGGAGAGCCTGAATCGTCAGCCACTGGATCATCTGAGCCTCTCCGATTACCAGCGGTGGTGGGAGTCCGTCCCCCCCGAGGCCCGTCAACGCATCGAGGAGCGCTGGGGACCGCCGGACAGGGCCTGTGACCTGGAGCCCGGGCTCGGCTTTCCCGTGCACGGACTCCGATTCGGTCATGTGGTGGTGCTGATTCAGCCGGACCGCGGCTACGACGCGGATCAGATCGCGGATCTGCACTCACCGGATCTGCCACCACCCCATCGCTATCTCGCGCAGTACCTGTGGTTGAGGGAGCGGCATGGGACGCACCTGATGCTGCACGTGGGCAAACATGGCAGCGCCGAATGGCTGCCGGGCAAATCCGTTGGACTGAGTGCAGGCTGTGCGCCTCAGCTGGCGCTCGGGGCCATTCCGCATCTCTACCCCTTCATCGTCAATGACCCGGGGGAGGGATCGCAGGCCAAACGCCGTGGCCACGCCGTGATTGTGGATCACCTGACCCCTCCGCTGGGCCGGGCCGGCCTGCATGGTCCTCTGCAGAGGCTTGAGGGGCTGCTGGATGAACTGGTGGAGGCTCGCCAGATGGGGGCCGCTCGAAGCGCCGACCTGGAGCAGCAGGTGCTCAAGACGCTGCGGCATCTGGACTGGCCCGGTCTGCCGGATCCAGAGCAAGCCGATTCCGATTCAGCGGCACTGGATCTCGCTTTGGATGCAGCCGAGACCTATCTCTGCGAACTGAAGGAAGCCCAGATCAGGACCGGTCTGCATCGTCTCGGAACCCGCCCGTCTGCGGGGGCGGAACTGGAACTGCTGATCGCCCTGGCGCGGCCGCCGAGTCGGGAGGGTCCAGGCCTGATCCAGGCGCTGGCTCGGGTGGTCGGTCTTGCGTTCGATCCCTGGTCGGATGAAGACGGTGAACCGCTGTCAGCGGCGGACCAGCAGCTTCTGGGAGAGCTCGGTTGCACGCGTGCGCGCCGCGTGGGGGATGGCACGGCCTGGCTCGAGAACCAGGCCATGGGTCTGGTGAGCCGGCTGGTCGGCCAGGGATCCGGAAGCGACCTGTCCGCTCCGATCCACGACTGGTCGGTACGGACCCCCCGGGATCCGGTGCTGGAGCGATTGCTCACCCGGCTGTGGCCGGATCTCATCCGTTGTGCGGACCAGGAGCGACACGCCCTGATCCGCGGTGCCGCCGGAGGTCGTGTACCGGCTGGACCATCGGGAGCGCCGACCCGAGGACGGCCCGATGTGCTTCCCACCGGCCGCAATTTCTACTCCGTTGATCTGAGGGGCCTGCCCACCGAGGCCGCCTGGGATCTGGGTCGCCGCTCGGCTGAACAGCTGCTGGATCTGCACCTGCTGGAGGAAGGAGAACCGGTGCGGCATCTGGCACTGTCTGTGTGGGGGACGGCCACCATGCGCAACGGCGGCGAGGACATCGCCCAGTTGCTGGCTCTGATCGGGGTTCGTCCCGTCTGGGATGGACCGACCCGTCGGATGGTCGATCTGGAGCTGATCCCGTTGTCTCTGCTGGGAAGGCCGAGGGTCGATGTGCTGCTGCGCATCTCAGGGTTGTTCCGTGATGCCTTCCCCCAGCTGGTGGCCTGGGTTGATCGCGCTCAGCGCCTTGTGGCGGCACAGGACGAACCGGGGGAGGCCAATCCCCTGGCGGAGCTCTCGCGGCGAGAGGGACCCCAGGGTCGGATCTTCGGATCGGCCCCGGGGGCCTACGGCGCTGGATTGCAGGCAGTGATCGACAGCGGTGCCTGGGAGGACCGGGGTGATCTGGCCGAGGCCTTTCTGAGCTGGAGTCAGTGGCGGTACGACGAAGGTGGTGAGGGCGTGAAAGACCGCACCGGCCTGGAATCAGCCCTCAGTCGCGTGCAGGTGGTGCTGCACAACCAGGACAACCGGGAACACGATCTGCTCGATTCCGATGATTATTACCAGTTCCACGGGGGGCTGGCTGCTGCGGTGGAACACCAGCGTGGGCAACCCGCTCAGATGTGGTTCGGCGACCACTCCCGGCGGGAGAGACCCCGCCTGCACCGGTTGGAGAAAGAGATCGACAAGGTGATGCGCAGCCGTCTGCTCAACCCTCGCTGGATCGAGGGAATGCAGCAGCACGGATACAAGGGGGCCTTCGAGATGGGGGCGAGTCTTGACTATCTGTTCGCCTATGACGCCGCCACGGATCGTGTTCCGGACTGGTGCTACGGAGCCCTCAGCGATCAATGGCTCGCGGATGATCGAACGATTGAGTTCCTGATGTCGAGCAATCCCTGGGTGCTGCGCGACATGGCGGAACGTCTTCTCGAGGCGTCCAACCGCGGTCTGTGGCAATCAGCTCAGGCTCAGCAGCTGCAGCTGCTGAGCCATCTGGTGCACCGCAGTGAGGCCTGCATCGAACAGGGCGGACCTACTTGTTGA
- a CDS encoding SDR family oxidoreductase has translation MSSTLRRRCPDLTLLTAGRSGPPLQDLRLDLEDDDSLDALASQLAETELPLRLVFNCSGRLHGPDLAPEKRLRQVERRQLSEQFGINAIAPVLLAKAVEPLLRRAQPFHFASLSARVGSITDNRSGGWYGYRAAKAAQNQLLRCLSIEWSRRWPRATVSLFHPGTTDTDLSRPFHGFVPPEQLFPPQRSADHLVDLLLQQTPEQSGQFLAWDGQVIPW, from the coding sequence ATGTCCTCAACGCTCCGCCGCAGATGTCCGGATCTCACGCTGCTGACCGCCGGTCGCAGTGGCCCCCCGCTTCAGGATCTGCGTCTGGATCTGGAGGATGACGATTCCCTGGATGCTCTGGCCTCACAGCTGGCGGAGACCGAACTGCCGCTGCGGCTGGTGTTCAACTGCAGCGGACGTCTGCACGGCCCTGATCTGGCTCCGGAGAAGAGGCTCCGCCAGGTTGAACGCCGACAACTCAGTGAACAGTTCGGCATCAATGCGATCGCTCCGGTTCTGCTGGCCAAGGCCGTGGAACCCCTACTCCGGCGCGCTCAGCCCTTTCACTTCGCCAGTCTCAGTGCCCGGGTCGGAAGCATCACGGACAACCGCAGTGGCGGCTGGTATGGCTACAGGGCGGCAAAGGCAGCGCAGAATCAGTTGCTGCGCTGCCTCAGCATCGAATGGTCGAGGCGCTGGCCACGGGCCACCGTCAGCCTGTTCCACCCCGGAACCACCGACACGGACCTGTCACGGCCCTTTCATGGTTTTGTCCCGCCGGAGCAGCTGTTCCCGCCTCAGCGGTCAGCGGACCATCTGGTGGACCTGCTGCTGCAGCAGACCCCTGAGCAGTCCGGGCAGTTTCTTGCCTGGGACGGTCAGGTCATCCCCTGGTGA
- a CDS encoding DUF4090 family protein encodes MAIAGPDGVDAAIQAGVDLDGSPIPQEMLSLYNEVMDLESQRARSGVLKSMRNRVVKTGAKHFDQAALNQRLIEAGWDGLKAKEIAFYFS; translated from the coding sequence ATGGCGATTGCCGGACCCGACGGCGTGGATGCCGCCATCCAGGCGGGCGTTGATCTCGACGGCAGCCCCATCCCCCAGGAGATGCTCAGTCTCTACAACGAGGTGATGGATCTGGAGAGCCAGCGTGCCCGCAGCGGTGTGCTCAAGTCCATGCGCAACCGCGTGGTCAAGACCGGCGCCAAGCATTTCGATCAGGCTGCTCTCAATCAGCGACTGATCGAGGCCGGCTGGGACGGCCTCAAGGCCAAGGAGATCGCCTTCTACTTCAGCTGA
- a CDS encoding DUF2237 family protein, with protein sequence MTSSSPATSTTRNVLGETLVQCGCQPMTGWYRNGFCETDPTDLGQHSICCVMNESFLTYSKAQGNDLSTPVPAFRFPGLKPGDHWCVCAPRWKQAYDDGMAPPVRLEATEESALAVVSLEQLQEHAHQGMT encoded by the coding sequence ATGACCAGCAGCAGCCCTGCAACTTCAACCACCAGAAACGTTCTCGGAGAGACCCTGGTGCAATGCGGCTGTCAGCCGATGACCGGCTGGTATCGCAACGGTTTCTGCGAAACCGATCCCACCGATCTCGGCCAGCACAGCATCTGCTGTGTGATGAACGAATCCTTCCTGACGTACAGCAAGGCGCAGGGAAATGACCTGTCCACCCCGGTGCCGGCCTTCCGATTCCCCGGGCTGAAGCCCGGAGATCACTGGTGCGTCTGCGCGCCGCGCTGGAAACAGGCTTACGACGACGGGATGGCCCCTCCTGTGCGACTCGAGGCAACGGAAGAGTCCGCATTGGCGGTGGTGAGCCTGGAGCAGCTCCAGGAACATGCTCACCAGGGGATGACCTGA